The sequence ACTCTATTTCTCTAATTGTATCCCTATTATTAAGATAGGAATCAAATCTTAAATCCTAATTAAGAGACTTTCTTGGCATGCATGCTCTTTAAGAAGCCTACATGCACTTCTAAATGAGTTTGAAAGCATTCTCCATACCACCAACAATTGATTCTCGTTTTGGATTTAGGTTAAAGCTTCTATTGTAAACTTCCCCTAATCCCTAATATTTTCTATCTTAAAACAAATCTAATTATTTGACATATTCAAATTgtatgaattatgttatatatttgcTACAGTTTTATTGgttagattaataaaaaaatagcataaaaagataaaaaaggaagaTTTCAGTAAGAAAAAGGAATGCTTAGTTAATTAATTTGACTTAAGTAACATTCCATATACACTAACACGCACATTAATTTGACTTAAGTAAGAATAAATTATGCCGTTGGAGTTTaaactttgaaatttgaaagagCATATGAAATGGCAGAAGCGTTAATTGGGGCGAAAAAGCTGTGCATTTTGGTTGCACCAAAACCAAAGTCCAAAAAGAAACAAAGGACCCACTCTATGACGAACTTGGCTTGACGAATGTAGCACTCTACAACACTAGTCTCTAGTCTTCTAAGCCAATAAAAAGAAAGCATCATTTCCATTGTGTTTGTGGGGCTTTTCTGTCCACAATAGTAGTAGTATTACTATTAGTAACCTCTTCTCACCCatcccaaacaacattattattCCCTTCTCGGGTTCTTCTCTCTAGCTCTCATTCTCAAGGACGCGCTTTGCATGCTGTGCACATTTTGGTGAAGGAAGTTAGATCTGTGGGAGAATGTCGTCGTCGGAGGCGCAGGGAGCGGCGCAGAGGCGATATTTGACAGTGGGGTGGTGCCGTCGTCTCTCGTCGAGATTGCACCCATTCTTCGCGTTGCTAATGAGGTTGAGAAGACTCATCCTAGAGTTGCTTATCTCTGTAAgttcatttcattttgttttattctGCCTGCGCATGCATTTTCTCACCAGCTCTTCGCTTTTCGCTTTGCTATGTTCAAACCTCTCTCTCTGACTGTCAGTGTGTACATCGAGATGAGATGCTTGCTTTTCAGTGTTTATTTGTGGCTGGTTCTGATTTTATATGTTGATTggaattagaattagaattattCGCTGTCTGTCATAATGCGAGCAtgagactcgacaggataaaattagaaacgaagttattagagagagggttggagtagcgcctattgtagagaagatggttgaaaatagacttaggtggtttgggcatgtagagagaagaccggtagactctgtagtgaggagagtagaccagatggagagaagacaaacaattcgaggcagaggaagacccaaaaagactataagagaggttatcaaaaaggatctcgaaattaatggtttggatagaagtatggtacttgatagaacattatggcggaagttgatccatgtagccgaccccacctagtgggataaggcgttgttgttgttgttgttgttgtcataATGCGAGCAGTATCTGTAGTGTCCACGTGTTCATATGCATCGAGAGTGTTTAGAAGAGCTTATCTGGACTTATCAGAATAGCTTGCAACTTCCATAAGCCTTTTTTAGCTTATTTCAGCAAGCTTCTTAATGTTGTGTTGTTCATTAAAATGGCACTGTCTTTTTAGCTTATTTCAGCAAGTTTAATGGTCGAATTTATGACATAAGTCCTCAGTTGTTTGCAAATAAacactaattattttttggtgcttgaatgcatttttttttatggagcGTGTTGTTTTGCTCTTGTAGGCCGGTGTTATGCGTTCGAGAAAGCTCATAGACTGGATCCTACTTCAAGTGGTCGTGGTGTTCGGCAATTCAAAACTGCCCTTCTTCAACGTTTGGAAAGAGTAAGCATTCGCATGTTTTGTTTTGTCTGTACAAGATACAGTTCTAATGTTTCTTTTCCAATAAGCTTTTGTGGTATTGCTATTTCCTCAACAATAATAAGCTACTGCCTATTTTATTGCTCTATGCCTCATGTCATGTAGATGTTTTAGTCTTACACTAATATTTGGCTTTGGAGGAACGGAACTTTATAAATCAATGTGTTGAGATCCAGTTGTTGTGTCTTTCCTCGATATGAAGGAATTGTGAATCCAACAAAATTTAGAGGCGGTTTGGTTTCAGAAAGTATTGtctgttttcacttttaattacaaaatgccatgttttcattttgttttcaatagtTTGTCTGGGAAACCGTGTAAGCagggtgacaattttgtaattgaaggtgaaaattaaaaaaatgaaaacaaaaaataatttcacaatttcattttttgcttCCATcactaattacaaaaaatatgccatcttgttttctattttcaattgttTGCATCAGAAatggtaaaaagtaaaaacaacaaaacagaaaataagaaacaaggaaacaaagtgTCACTTTTGCAAATATTGGTTAAAAcaggaaatgaaaacaaaaacattttctaaaaccaAACAGACCATtagcattgaaacaaaaaatgaatcaaactcTTCATTATTATCCGAGTAGTAATTAACTTAGAGCATATGAGACATGTCTACAGCCATCAgcagaaaatttataattaggtCCCTGCTTATGATGTAGTGTATTCTTACACATTCGACCTCCTAAGCTTTGAGCACCATACATTGTAGGCCTAACACGTAATGCTTTCTGTCCTAGGACTTGGTTAATGATAATATGAAATTGAATTAAGAATGTCAGACTCTTGAACATCTTATTTGTGGACCTTTTTCCTGTTATGTAGAATGAACGTGAATGATTGCCCCTAACTAGATTAGAGATGGCAATGGTTTCAAGTTAGTTGTATatatcttttatccatttgttcCATTTTTAGGAAAACGATCCAACATTGAAAGGAAGAGTAAAGAAAAGTGATGCTCATGAGATGCAGAGTTTTTATCAGCATtactacaaaaaatatatccaaGCTTTACAAAATGCTGCTGATAAAGCTGATCGGTATGTTATCTACATAATTTGCAGCATGATATGTTCGTGCCTATTGTGCGACTAGCAGTGAGTCTGTCTTCTTACTTTCAGTGCGCAGCTTACCAAGGCATATCAAACTGCCAATGTTCTTTTTGAGGTTTTTGAAGGCTGTTAACATGACGCAATCTATGGAAGTGGATCGTGAGGTTATTTTTTTGTATCTCCTAAGATGTTATCTTCCGATTGGTGTCCTTTTTCTATGTGAACCTCTATTGATATTTAAATAAGATGGTTATAATTGAATTTTCTTTATATCGTTTATTCACCTGTCTTTACACTTACAGTTGATGATTGATTTCCCATTGGCATTGTGACAGATTTTGGAGACTCAAGATAAAGTTGCTGAGAAAACAGAGATCTTAGTTCCTTACAATATTCTTCCTCTTTATCCTGATAGTGCAAATCAGGCAATAATGAGATTTCCTGAGGTATGATCTCTAGGCTTTATAAGTACTCTGGTCATACATCTatagtttgaattaaaataCTTGTTCATCACTCTTCACAGATCCAAGCTGCTGTATATGCTCTTCATAACACAAGGGGTCTAGCCTGGCCTAAGgactacaagaaaaaaaaagatgaagacATTCTGGATTGGCTTGGGGTATTGTTTGGATTTCAGGTAAATTAGATTCTGGAGCTGTTAACTTattaacttatatattttagtctTGTAAAAACTTCgcaccccattgcccagaggcttttcgctatgcgaaggtatgggggagggatgttgtacgcagccttacccttgcatatgcaaagaggctgtttccggattcgaacccatgaccaacaagtcaccaaggcacaactttaccgctgcaccagggctcgccctcttatatattttagtcttgtattaaatattaatttatttgaacaGCATATGACTTATTTGTTACTAACACATGAAATTCGATTTGTTTGCCACTTCTTGTACAAAATACAGAAGCACAATGTATCAAATCAGAGAGAGCATTTGATCTTATTGCTTGCAAATGTGCACATAAGACAATTTCCCAAGCCTGATCAACAGCCAAAGGTCAGGGTTTATTTGGATAATTGATATAGTCCCCCCTGCCCCCAATTTAGTTTCCATATGGACCATTGTGTTaattccccccttttttttttactttcaattttttagttGTCATGTAGCTTCtctcaatttaattatatagttGAATGCTACTTTATACTTTCTTTGTGAGTagactttcttttttcttttttaaggggCGGGGGGAGGAAGGAATTTAACACTTGATTATTTCTATCCtagtaagaataattttttttccttcttggcTCCTGCTATAAACAGTTCCATTTTCCatgtttcatttcattttttttagttgcaCAGCATATGCATGTTGCTCCttttagtatatattttcaTCTGCTAATCATAACAACTAATCTTTATCTTTTCATTATGGTCattcaaaaaatattcataCATTGATTTGTGCTGAATCTGCTCGTGACTTGTAACATTTTTTGCTTAGTTGGACGAGCGTGCACTTACAGAAGTGATGAAGAAACTTTTTAAGAATTACAAAAAGTGGTGCAAGTATTTAGGTCGGAATAGTAGcctttggtgagagtttctgtTCTCATAATGTCAAAAGATACTGTAACTGCTTTCTGTTAACTTGGACCTCTTTGCTTACTTACATTTGGGGACAAGAAACATTTTAAACTTGTTATTATGTTGTAGTTGTATAGTTTATTCTATAGTTTTGAATCTGGATTCTTATTTGCAGCTAGTGTTAATTTTAACTGTTGTTAATTAGCTTTTCCAAGTAGTATATGCATATTTCAGTTCTAATGTAACATATCTCGTGGAAAATGGATGTATATTGCAGGTTGCCAACCATACAGCAAGAAGTGCAGCAGCGTAAATTACTCTATATGGGTCTGTATCTTCTAATATGGGGTGAAGCTGCCAACCTAAGATTCATTCCAGAATGCCTTTGCTATATCTATCACCATGTGAGCTTTATGACTTAACCCTATCTACAATGATGTTTATTTACTATTTCTGgctgtatttataatttttgtaaccattttctaatttttgtagATGTTTTGATATATTTGGGTAAGAAGTTGAAAATGGAGTTGCTATTGGGTATGCAAATCCATTGCCAAATAAAATTCACTAACAAATTTGTGTGTGTTTATGTGGCTGCCCTTGCTTGTTTCTGTGCAGATTTTGCCTTTTAATCTACCTTGGAACATAGTTTCAAATGgatttccttaactttttaaatcatGTAATCCCTGTTATCACCCTTTCTATATCTCTTTGCTTCAATCTTCTTGTGCCCTTTTATTCCAAATATTATAACAGGATTAGCCCCTGGTTTTGGACTTTGGCACATTATCAGTTTTACCTATTATTGGGTAACTGTCATGTCAAATATTTTCCCTCTCTAGTTAGAACAGTTTGAATTGCAGATGTCTATATCTGTCATTTTATCAAACCCCAAGCACTTTTTAACTTAGAAAGTAGATTTGTACTTTTAACTTAGAAAAGAGCAAGTAGAAAAGAGCTTGTGTTTCTTGGTGTTCTAAACAAACTAACCAAGTTGAGATTAAGAAACAAGACGAATTCCCCCATCCTGCTTAGTCATTTGGCACTATAATATTAATGTAAATAAACTTTTAGGCTTAAACATTCAAAATTTGTCATAGTTTTGTTGTCATTTTATTTCCTAGTGGTTTCATATTTCTAGCATGCACCCTTTCACAAGAAGAGCCTTTTACGTGTGAGGCTTGGACAATGTACAAACCTCCAAATCATGATGAATGTTTACATCACCGACAATTACATTTTTATCTCTATGGTTTTGGCATTACTCACATAGTTggaattaaatgatttttttcaaagGAAACCTATATTTTTGTTGATATTGACATGCTTTGCGATCATTTTATGGTGCTCCTTGTAGATGCCTTTGAGTTGTACGGTATGCTTGCTGGCAATGTTAGTCCAATGACAGGAGAGAATGTCAAGCCAGCCTATGGAGGTGAAGATGAGGCTTTCTTAAGGAAAGTTGTAACTCCTATATATGATGTCATTGCAAAGGTGCTTTCTGCCAttgattattttcttcttttcattcttttatgTTTGCCTGTATACTTAACAGGTTACTCGTATTATCGAGTATTTCTCATAAAAATTGACAATCACGTTCTGCTCAATAGGAAGCTGCACGGAGCAAAAAGGGTAGGTCAAAGCATTCACAATGGAGGAACTATGATGATTTAAATGAATATTTCTGGTATAATTAATTGATTCTCCTTTTGTGTATTGTCTTTTCTGGTTTATTATTTATACCTGTCTGGGTATTAATTTTAATGACAATTATAGGTCAGCTGATTGTTTTCAGCTTGGCTGGCCGATGCGTGCTGATGCTGATTTCTTTTGCCTGCCAGTTGAGCAGCTAAATTTTGACAAATCTAACGTAAGCATTGTTAATGTTCTCAATTTCTGACTATATTTACtattataaacatttattttttctctatatGGTTAAGTTTTATAAAGGTTTAATCATTTGATCCCTATAGCTGCATCAACTTTTTGTTTTAGTCCCTACATGAggatttttgttttggttttaagtCCCTGTTGTTAGTTTTCTTGTGGAAAACTGTCACTAAGTGGAGTCGTAaagactaaaacataaaaaaattgtttgtatatagggactaaaacataaaatttttaggtatagggactaaaacaaAAAGTTTTTGTAGGTATAGGAaccaaatgattaattaaattgtttataaaatttagttctCAGAAAGAAAAAGTTGTTTTCAAAATTGACAAGAGGCTTAcaataattgaaaattgatcTATATGTTATGGGGGGGAGAGTGACTTTAATCAAATCTGTGCTAACATCCATTCCTTtatatttcttctcttttttcaggGCACCTAAATTAGTGGTGGACAAATTGGTGAGACTGCAGCGAAGGTTTCTTTGGGGAGCAGGGCTTGACCAAAATAAGATCGCATGGATTAGGTGGGACACGGTGACATCACCTAAAGAAAATGGAGGTCTGGACATTAAGGATATCACCAATTTCAACATAGCATTGCTTGGTAAATGGAGGTGGGGTCTGATGCAAAACAAAGGAGAACTTTGGGCTAGAGTGGTGCAGTCTAAGTATGGCGGATGGCAGGGCATGTTGGCAGCAGATAGACTAGGTTTAGAATCAGTTTGGTGGAGAGACTTGAAGAAGACCCTCGTTCACTCCCCTCAGGGTCAGATTATTAATAGTGGTATGCGATGGAATTTTACTTGGAGAAGGCTATGTTTTGATAATGAAATTGATTCAGCAGCTGTCTTCCTCAACGAGATTCAGGATATGATCTTTCCACACCAAGGTCCTGATGTGTGGGAATGGACAGCTAATCCTACAGGTCAATACACAGCAAACAACGCCTACAAGGTACTGATGGAAGGAGCAGCAGCAGTAACTCAAGAGGATTGTTTTGCCAAATTATGGAGTATAAAGGGTTCCAAGCAAAATAGCAATTTTTGCTTGGAGACTTATTAGGGATAGACTTCCGACAAGACATAAGTTACAGCGAAGGCAAGTGCAGGTTGCTGACACCTCATGCCCTTTATGCAGAGTTGAAGAAGAGAACGCAGGACACCTATTTTTCCATTGCTCAAAAATTCAGCCTTTATGGTGGGAAGCTATGTCATGGATAAATATAAAAGGAGCTGCTCCCCTCACcccaaaaatgaatttcaatcaaCATATGGGACTTCAAGTTGATGGTGTTAGGAGCAATAGGTGGCAGTGCTGGTGGCTGGCCCTAACCTGGTCCATTTGGAAGACAAGGATTAGCATAGTATTCTCTAATGCCTCTTTCGATGCAAACAAAGTCTTTGAAGATGCAATTTTCATTCTTTGGACCTGGCTTAGGAATTATGAGAAAGGCTTCACagaacattttaattactgGTCCAGCAATATTAGACAATCTTTTTGTACTACTAGAGGTTTACTTTAGCCATTATCTATGTTTTTCTTTGGGTTCTATAGAGTGGTTCCTTCTCAGACTATTTTGTCTGATTATGGAACCATTACCATGGCTCACCCCTTATGTATtccagtacctctggtactctttctatatataatatattatctttgctgaccaaaaaaaaaaaaaaaaacatgcgtTATATATTTGGTTGATTATCGGTTAtgatatgcatttttttatacaaaaaaattatgacatgtAATGATTCTGCTTGGATTTTTGTCTGAAAATGCGAAGAAAATGTTTTGTGTTTGATTATGATACTGATTTAAAATGTTAAACAGGTGCTTTTTAAAATTCTCATTTTCTTATACAGAGTATATTTGAATAGCTACTGCTGAAAGCCTGAAACTTGTACCTGCCACTGGATATTAAGCCTTGCTATAAATTTATCTACAGGATAACAAACCAACTAACAGGGACAAATGGATTGGAAAAGTCAACTTTGTTGAGATAAGGTCATTTTGGCATATTTTCAGAAGTTTTGATCGCATGTGGGGTTTTTTCATTCTGTGCTTACAGGTAATAATTTGTTTGTTGCATGATAAGATTCATGTGAGTGATTTTTCCCTTTAATATCTTGCATGATAAGATCCATTTCTGAAAGAGCTAATTTATTTTAGGCTATGATTATTGTTGCATGGAATGGATCTGGCGATCCAAGTGCAATCTTTAATGTGGATGTTTTCAAGAAGGTGCTtagcgtgttttttttttttgcacagcaaaaatcagatagtattatatatatttcagtactaggtgtactgaagAGAGGATTAAAAAGATACAAGGCAGATAATTGCCGATCCCAACTATAAGATACATAAACACAATAGCTGAAACCAAAAAGGAAAGAACCCCCTAAGACAGCTCCTCCTTCAAGCTAGTAGACCATTGGTTGAAATGAATATGAAAATCTTTGTCCATACATTTTAACCATGACCAAGTGTGGAATAAAGCTTCATCCATGACTTTTTCGGGGTTGAAAATCTGGTTATTGAAAACCACTGAATTTCTATGCTTCCAAATAGTCATGGATAGAGCTATCCAAAGCACTTCCCATCTCTTGTCTATATAGCTTTTGCTGTTCCAATGAGAGAATTGTATGAAATGATTTTTAGCGTGTTTGTAACAGCAGCTATATTGAAGCTTGGACAAGGTAGGTAATAGCAAAATTTACCAGCACATTTATTGCTGCCGTACTCAATAGCCAGCTTTATCTTGCTGTATTTAGTAGATTGTTACTGTATAAAATTGTAGCCTACATTGCTACTCTGGCCTCTATTCTGGAGCCATTTGTTCTTCTATTTTAACACTAGTCTGTTTAACATGCAATTGCTCAACTGACAAACATCAAAGGAAGATTTATTTAgtgaaaaaatttcatttttattttactatttaatagatcattttaaaaagtttcaaGGTGGTACTCTGTAGGCAAAGCGAACAGAGAGCCAGAaaagtagaataaaaaaatgctagtagaatttaatttaatagtgaAGAAAATAGGACGGGATGGCCCTGATTTTAGTAGTCTTATATGTAGACTAGCCTACAGTCGTACActtttctgataaaaaaaagtgtacatTAATAGAAAGGAAAAAGGTCATAGCTAGAGTTTATTTGAAAAGGATTTTTGTCCTTGATTTGTATTTTATGCTAATGGTTATGAGTAACTTTTGTCCTTGTACTTAACATTCCCTGGTCCATCAAAAACACCCTTTCCTCAAGGTGTTGGGCTTCAAACCATGGGTGCGGGGTGTTGCGGCATAAGTGCGGGGCGTGGCTGCGGAGTTGGCATGGGTGTGTGTGCGAGGAGTGCCTTCGCAGAGGAAGAAGATGGAGGTGTGGGTGAGTGGTGTTGACTGGTTTCCAACACAGTAATGCGTTGAATGAGTTCATCTAGCTTGGTGGTGACATGGAGTTGGTTAGAGGCTAGCTTGGCTATGGCTTCTTCTATGCGTTCCATTCTGGTTTTGGATCGAGTTGATTCAGCCATGGTGGCAGtgctcaatgaaagcaccaagttGTTATGAGCTGAAAAACAGCTCATAATTTCCTAGCATTTGAGGCCTAGGAGTCCTCCCGAGAGAGAAAGATTAGGAGAGGGGATTTCTAATTTTTTGCCTACCCATCAGAATTACATCCTTCCCTATTTATAGATTTTCGCTTACAAATGCTGGATGAAAATTCTAACAGAATTTGGCAGCATATGCCTTGGAGGAAATTCAAAACGCTACCAGGAGACAATCACCTAATGGCACCAAGGACTTGTGATTCTGTTTCTAGAAGGTCGTTGCCAGCTCAGCCATACTAAGTTTCATAATCCTTAAGGTACTGAGGTCTGCTAATTTccctttttgtccttttttcttctccttcgtTTGGTTCTGCATTTTGCtccgtttcttcttcttcatttacttCTGCGTTTTGTTCTGTGCTTGCTGTGCTCTGGTCCCTGTACATAACAATTACGGTATCGATGTGGTTTTTGGTTGGCACATGGCCTTCTTGTTCAATCCTTCTGGGTttgagtggcaaaagattgttGATGATTGGACTGATTGGAACAAATGGATTAGCATCCGAGGCGGTATTGGTGTACTACCTGAAAAAAGTTGGGAGTCCTGGTGGAGGAGGAACAAGAGCATCTCCAATATTCAGGAATGCGCGGAATCATTGCTGAGATATTGCTGTCTTTACTATCAGTATGGCCTTGTTTATCACTTGAAATTTACGAAAAGGACAAAAAGTTTTCTGGCAAGTCTTTTACCTGTGTTGTTCCCTTTTTTCCAACTATTTATCTCACTTTCATAATTTGGCATATTGAATGGATATCCTTTTCTTGGCTACAGGTCTATGGCATATCGTGGTTGGTGATCtttctaatattatttgttatgaAGGTTAGTAGCAAGCTATTTTGTATCTTGTGGGGCCTGTTAAAATTGTTCATATAATGTATTGTATGACTTCTCAATATGAAAATTACTCTTTCCTCATTGGTGGGCAGTGTGGTTGGTTATCTGCAATGAAGCAAAAGGCTTGTTCACTTTTTTGCCCATATATGAAATTCATGTTAGAATCCTATATATGTCAAAAGGCTTGTTCTTGGAATAAATTTCTGCTTTCTTTCtgattttcttttccattttgtcTCAAGACGGTGTCTGTCGGGAGGCGGAAATTCAGTGCAGATTTTCAACTTGTCTTCCGGCTAATCAAGGGGTTGATATTCTTAACATTTATCTCAATTCTAGTCACCATGATTGCCCTCCCTCATATGACAATCCAGGACATTATTGTTTGCATTCTTGCCTTCATGCTAACTGGCTGGGGAATGCTACAGGTGAATCCTCTTTCTCTTTATGTGCTATGTCCTCATCCACAAAACGATGTCTGATTATGAAAATGTAAAGATTAGACTCATTGACATATAAAAATTCTATGCATCAATTTAGCGAAGCTCTCGTATGCAATGAGTCCTAGAATGGTATGGTTTGGGATTCCATTTTATTGGACAATTGTTTTACCCTTATTTCCCTCAATTTACTTGTTTTTAGTTTTCCTTGTCACCGTTTCCGTTTTATTTTGCTGATTGCACAAGCATTAAAGCCTCTAGTACGCCGAGCTGGATTTTGGGGATCAGTAAAAACTCTAGCTCGTGGTTATGAGATTGTGGGTTTGCTTACTCCTGTTGCCTTCTTGGCttggtttccttttttttttcagaatttcAGACCCGTATGTTGTTCAACCAAGCATTCGGTCGAGGTTTGCAAATTTCCCGTATTCTTGGAGGTCAAAGGAAGGGGCGCTCTTCTCGCAATAAGGAATAATTTGTCTACATTTCCTTGATTGCAGCAACAGGTTAGAGCACAGTTTTGGTATCTATTGTAAGTAGTTGTATGTTGTAACTAGGAACAGGGTAGATCCTAGGcttcaattttgtttatttggaaCATCTACGAATGTTATTTCAATTTGAGAAACTGCATAGGAGAACGTAAAATTAAGAACCCAATTTTGTTAAAGAATATTTGGCTTGCTTGCTGTGTAGTCCTATTACTTTAATTTCCACAATTTAGGAGAGATTCTGGTTTCCCAAGTTCCTGCTCATAGGAAATAGCTGCAACCTAAAAGGCTTAAACCTTTGAAAAgagacaattaaaaataataaaacggAGGGAGGGGGACTTTTTTAGCCAGAGGTGgcatttttttcccattttttcaaccacttttaaataatttttcaaaagagcTAAGTcgtaacattgatttttaatttttcttaactgaagttataaataattttattacttcaattaaatttttttatgactttaaagtcgtatttttttttcttttgcttttatgacttcaaagttataaaagtttttttttatttacaactttaaaatcataaaatctttttttaaaaaagtaaaattgttttcgtaaaaattgttttttttataaaagttttaaatctttttacggtcattttattttattttttaattttttaaaattataaataaatttatttaattaattgtcaaataaataattttaattttacttgttaatgcttttatttaatatggtggatattttttatgattttattttatatgttatataatttattaatgttttattatttaa comes from Glycine soja cultivar W05 chromosome 20, ASM419377v2, whole genome shotgun sequence and encodes:
- the LOC114403204 gene encoding uncharacterized protein LOC114403204 codes for the protein MDILFLATGLWHIVVGDLSNIICYEDGVCREAEIQCRFSTCLPANQGVDILNIYLNSSHHDCPPSYDNPGHYCLHSCLHANWLGNATEFQTRMLFNQAFGRGLQISRILGGQRKGRSSRNKE